In a single window of the bacterium genome:
- a CDS encoding formate dehydrogenase produces the protein MTRTRNARGHVRLTEPLVRVGGELRPASWDEALDRAAEGFLRIREERGSNGLGIFSCSKSTNELNYLAGKLARVAFGSHNVDSCNRTUHAPSVVGLATVFGAGGGTVSYREMEETDVILLWGGNPRENHPIIFHHILKAVNRGAKLYAIDPRRTPSAQWADVWLGLNVGTDIALAHAMARVIIHEGLVNERFVANATTGYEAYRESVEEWTLERAERVTGVPAEAIREVAITYATAPRAIICWTLGITEHHNAVDNVLALINLALLTGHVGRYGSGLAPLRGQNNVQGGGDMGALPNRLVGFQDPLDPVVKARFEAAWNVKLPDRLGWNVTQMFEAMERGELVGLYVIGENPAQSEADQNRTERLLAGLEHLVVQDIFLTRTARLAHVVLPAAAAWCESDGTVTNSERRVQRVRAALRPPGNARDDLWIITELARRMGLDWPDPDPEAVWNEVRAMAPHMFGGMSYRRLEELGGIQWPCPDESHPGTLFLHARLHEEPRGGPPAPFSVVAYEPPVELPDEEYPFQLTTGRRLDSYNTGIQTMGYASPLRRREGIDISPEDAERLGVQEGSLVRVSSRRGSVIATVHVDPNLRPGLVFMTFHDQDNLRTNALTIDATDPRSGTAEFKAAAVRIEPCDADELAGELVAAHGSPVQ, from the coding sequence TTGACCAGGACCAGGAACGCGCGCGGCCACGTCCGGCTGACGGAGCCCCTCGTCCGGGTCGGCGGCGAGCTGCGCCCCGCCTCGTGGGACGAGGCGCTGGATCGGGCGGCGGAGGGCTTCCTCCGCATCCGCGAGGAGCGCGGCAGCAACGGCCTGGGGATCTTCAGCTGCTCGAAGTCCACGAACGAGCTGAACTACCTGGCCGGCAAGCTCGCGCGCGTCGCGTTCGGCTCACACAACGTCGATAGCTGCAACCGGACCTGACACGCACCCAGCGTCGTCGGTCTGGCGACGGTGTTCGGTGCGGGCGGCGGGACCGTCTCGTACCGGGAAATGGAGGAGACGGATGTGATCCTCCTGTGGGGCGGCAACCCCAGGGAGAATCACCCGATCATCTTCCATCACATCCTCAAGGCGGTGAACCGCGGGGCGAAGTTGTACGCCATCGATCCGCGGCGTACGCCCTCCGCGCAATGGGCGGACGTGTGGCTCGGCCTGAACGTCGGGACCGACATCGCGCTCGCCCACGCCATGGCCCGCGTCATCATCCACGAGGGGCTGGTGAACGAGCGCTTCGTGGCCAACGCGACGACCGGCTACGAGGCGTATCGCGAGAGCGTCGAGGAGTGGACGCTCGAGCGGGCCGAGCGCGTCACGGGCGTGCCCGCCGAGGCGATCCGCGAGGTGGCGATCACGTACGCCACCGCTCCGCGCGCCATCATTTGCTGGACGCTCGGCATCACCGAGCACCACAACGCGGTCGACAACGTCCTGGCCCTGATCAACCTGGCCCTGCTCACCGGCCACGTCGGCCGCTACGGCTCGGGCCTCGCCCCGCTGCGCGGGCAGAACAACGTCCAGGGCGGCGGAGACATGGGCGCGCTGCCCAACCGCCTGGTCGGCTTCCAGGACCCGCTCGATCCCGTGGTCAAGGCCCGCTTCGAAGCGGCCTGGAACGTCAAGCTGCCGGACCGGCTGGGGTGGAACGTCACGCAGATGTTCGAGGCCATGGAGCGCGGCGAGCTCGTCGGCCTCTACGTGATCGGCGAGAACCCCGCGCAGTCCGAGGCGGACCAGAACCGCACCGAGCGTCTGCTGGCGGGCCTCGAGCACCTCGTCGTGCAGGACATCTTCCTCACCCGGACCGCGCGGCTCGCCCACGTCGTGCTGCCCGCCGCGGCGGCGTGGTGCGAGAGCGACGGCACCGTGACCAACAGCGAGCGCCGCGTGCAGCGGGTCCGCGCAGCGCTGCGCCCGCCGGGCAACGCGCGCGACGACCTCTGGATCATCACCGAGCTCGCGCGGCGCATGGGCCTGGATTGGCCCGACCCGGATCCCGAGGCGGTGTGGAACGAGGTGCGCGCCATGGCGCCGCACATGTTCGGCGGCATGAGCTACCGCCGCTTGGAGGAGCTGGGCGGCATCCAGTGGCCCTGCCCGGACGAGTCGCACCCGGGTACCCTGTTCCTCCACGCGCGGCTCCACGAAGAGCCGCGGGGCGGGCCGCCCGCGCCGTTCAGCGTGGTGGCATACGAGCCGCCGGTCGAGCTGCCGGACGAGGAGTACCCGTTCCAGCTCACGACCGGCCGGCGCCTCGACTCCTACAACACCGGCATCCAGACGATGGGCTACGCGTCGCCGCTGCGCCGGCGCGAGGGGATCGACATCTCGCCCGAGGATGCCGAACGCCTCGGCGTCCAGGAGGGCAGCCTGGTGCGCGTGTCCTCTCGCCGCGGGAGCGTCATCGCCACGGTCCACGTGGACCCGAACCTGAGGCCCGGCCTCGTGTTCATGACGTTCCACGACCAGGACAACCTGCGCACCAACGCGCTCACCATCGACGCCACGGACCCCAGGTCCGGAACGGCCGAGTTCAAGGCCGCCGCCGTACGCATCGAACCCTGTGACGCCGACGAACTCGCCGGCGAGCTGGTCGCTGCCCATGGATCTCCGGTTCAGTGA